CGGTAGTTGAGGGTGGAGAGGGAGGCGAGGTGCACTCCGGACATTCTAGGCGAGGGGGGAGTGGGGCGGGGTGCCGGGGACGCAGTTGGGGGGGCGGGGAGTGGGAAGTGGTCAGTGGTGAGTGGGAAAGGACGCCCGCCCCTGCCCCCTTTCCATCTCCGTAAGCTGAGGACATGACCGAGGAAGCGCGTGAGGCGGTGTTGTCCGGACCTTCACCCCAGGCGCTCGAACGGTTGCTCGACGAGGGCAGCGCGTTCGTGCCGCCCAGCCGCGTCCTGGGCGGCCTGAGCGCCGAACTGGCCTGCCGCCGGGTCGAGGGGACACCCCACACGGTCGCCGAGATCGTCGCGCACCTGCATTTCTGGCAGTCGTACACGCTCACCCTCGCCCGCGGCGAACGGGCCGCCCTGCCCGAACACGCCGCCGAGGGCTGGCCTGAGGTGAGGCCGGACGAGTGGGACGGGCTGCGGGGACGCTTCCTGGAGGGACTGACCGAGATGAAGCGTGTGGCGCGGGAGGAGGACCTGTCGCGGCCCGTGCGGGGGCACGAGACGCTGGGCTATGAACTCACGCTCCACGTCATGCACAACGCCGTCCACCTCGGTCAGGTGATCTTGCTGCGGCGGATGCTCGGCGCCTGGCCTCCTCCCGGCGGGGGAGACACCTGGTAAGCGGCCCCTCCCGCGCACCCCGTCCCGCCGACCGCGTACCATCCTCCCCATGACCCCCGCCCCTGACCGCGACCGCCTCCTCGTCCTCACGCCGCACCCGTCCGGCGCCCTGTCCGCCGACGTGCTGCGGGACATGCTGGGGGAGGACGTGTTCGACGAGGAGAAACGGGCGGCCTTTCTGCGGCGCGTCTTTCTGGAGGGAGACCCCTACACCGACCTGATCTACGCCGTGCCGGGCGCGCGGTATCTGCAAGCCCCCTGGAGCCGCTTCGCCGTGGACCTCAACCGCGACCGGGACGATCTGGACGACAACGGCGTGGTCAAGCTGATGGACTTTGGCCGCCGCCCCCTCTACCCGGAGGGCTTCACCCTGACGCCCGAGGGGAGGGAAGCGCGGCTGCGGCGGGTCTGGGACGCCTTCGACGCGCAGGTGAGCACGGAACTCGCGGGCGCGCGGCTGATGATCGTCGGGCACTCGATGGC
Above is a window of Deinococcus planocerae DNA encoding:
- a CDS encoding DinB family protein → MTEEAREAVLSGPSPQALERLLDEGSAFVPPSRVLGGLSAELACRRVEGTPHTVAEIVAHLHFWQSYTLTLARGERAALPEHAAEGWPEVRPDEWDGLRGRFLEGLTEMKRVAREEDLSRPVRGHETLGYELTLHVMHNAVHLGQVILLRRMLGAWPPPGGGDTW
- a CDS encoding N-formylglutamate amidohydrolase gives rise to the protein MTPAPDRDRLLVLTPHPSGALSADVLRDMLGEDVFDEEKRAAFLRRVFLEGDPYTDLIYAVPGARYLQAPWSRFAVDLNRDRDDLDDNGVVKLMDFGRRPLYPEGFTLTPEGREARLRRVWDAFDAQVSTELAGARLMIVGHSMASHGPKLGPDTGAPRPALTLMPGTEGEPTFPRDRWDALQAACAEAFAPVLTGEFTRVAVGDPWTTDTLSRNHHARTGIPAFGIEINVALYYAEWGVVRPGALRELNAAFGRFADAALGLVE